The region TCCAACTGGGCGGTGGCATCCGCAATCGTGAAGCGGTCGAACGCTGGTTCGACCTGGGCGTGTCGCGCATCGTCATCGGCACCGCCGCGCTCAAGGATCCCGCCTTTGTAAAGGCCGCCGCGCGCGATTTCCCCGGCGGCATTGTGGTCGCCGTCGATGCCCGCGACGGCTTCGTCGCGACCGATGGCTGGGCGGAAAAGTCCGACATGCCCGTCGCCGACCTTGCCCGCCGGTTCGAGGATGCGGGCGTCGCCAGCCTGCTCTTCACCGATGTGGGCCGCGACGGCCTGCTCAAAGGCTGCAATATAGAGGCGACGGTGGATCTGGCCCGCTCGACCGACATTCCGGTCATCGCCAGCGGCGGCGTTGCCGGGATTGCCGACATCCGCATCCTCAGCCTTCATGCCGACGAAGGGATTGAAGGCGTCATAACGGGCCGCGCGCTCTATGACGGGCGGCTTGACCTCAAATCCGCTCTGGCGATTGCCCAGGCTGCGGCATGACCGTCTGCACCCGCGTCATCCCCTGCCTGGACGTCGCCAATGGGCGCGTCGTGAAGGGCGTCAATTTCGTCGACCTGCGCGACGCGGGCGATCCGGTTGAACAGGCGCGGGTCTATGACGCTGCGGGCGCGGACGAACTTTGTTTCCTCGACATCACGGCCACACACGAAGCGCGCGGCACCATATTGGACGTAGTGCGCCGCACTGCCGAAGTCTGCTTCATGCCCGTAACCGTGGGCGGTGGCGTGCGTAGCCCGGAGGACGCCCGCGCCCTCCTGCTGGCCGGTGCAGACAAGGTCGCCGTCAACAGCGCCGCCGTCACGCGCCCGGAAGTCGTCGCGGATATCGCCGACCGCTTCGGCAGCCAGTGCATTGTCGGCTCCGTCGATGCCCGCCGCGTCGGCAACGGTCCCGATGGAAAGCCGCGCTGGGAAATCTTCACCCATGGCGGCCGCAAACCGACCGGCATCGACGCCGTCGAACATGCCGTCCGGCTGGCGCAGTTGGGCGCGGGGGAATTGCTGGTCACGTCCATGGATGGCGACGGCACGAAACAGGGCTATGACCTCGCCCTCACCCGCACCATCGCCGATGCCGTATCAGTCCCCGTCATCGCCAGCGGCGGCGTCGGCACGCTCCAACACCTGGTCGAAGGCGTGATCGAAGGCCATGCCAGCGCCGTCCTTGCTGCCTCGATATTCCACTTCGGCCAGCATACGGTGGCGCAGGCGCATCAGGCGCTGGCCGCTGCGGGCGTGCCCGTCCGTTCGCTCTGACGCACAAGTTTTGATTGACGCGCACAGCCGCGAACGCTTGATGGACGCCATGCGCTCAACCCTGTTCGACCTTGAAAAGACGATCCGCCAGCGGCGGACGGCTGACCCGTCCCAATCCTATGTGGCAAAGCTCACGGCGCGCGGCCGGGGCAAGATCGCCCAGAAGGTGGGCGAGGAAGCCGTCGAAACCGTGATCGCCGCCATGGCTTCCGACCGCGAAGGCGCGATCGGGGAGAGCGCCGACCTGCTCTTTCACCTGCTCGTGCTGCTGGCCGACATGGATGTTCCGCTCGATGCCGTCCTTGACGAACTCGACCGGCGCGAAGGCGTGTCGGGCATCGCCGAGAAAGCCGCGCGCCAGCCCGATTGATTTCGCCACCGGAAAGATTTCGCTCCATCCGCGTTTTCTGCTCTGCCGAAAGGTAAATTTGAACAGGAGGGCATATGGTAAGAACGGTCGTCGGCGGGCTTTTGGGGGGCTTTACCCTTTACGTGATCAACTTCCTGTTCTGGCGAACGCCGCTCAGCGCCATAGCCTATCACCGGGCCGGGGAAGGCGCGAGCGCCAACCTGCAAGCGGGACTGGCGCAGGCGCTCACCCAAACCGGCACAGGCGTCTATGTGATCCCCGATCCGGCCAGCGCGCAGGGAACCATCCTGTATGGCAAGGGTCCGGTCGCCACAATCTTCTACAATGAAAGCGGCTTTCCGGTCACCGACAGTTCGGCGTTGATCGGCGGCCTGATCCTGGCGCTGGTAACTGGCACGGTGATCGCTTTTGCCCTGCGGTTCACCGCTGCGGATTTCGGTAGCCGTGCCCGCACCACGATCCTCTTTGCACTGGCCGCCGTGCTGTGGCTGGACATCGGCCAGGCCGTCGCCAACCATGCGCCCTGGGGCTATATCCTCTATCTTGCCTTCAGCGACTTTCTCGGTCTCGCCGCAGCGGGGCTGATCGCCGCCCGGCTCATGGAAAGCCGCATCGCCGCTCCCGTGGACAACGGAACGCTGCACTAGGGCTGCATCGCTTCCTCGGCCAGACGGACCATACAGGCGGCATGGCGGCGAGCGACGGCTATCCTGTCCTCGCCATAGCCGCCGCCCATGGTGCTGGCGAGCGGCACGCCCCGCCGCCGCGCCTCGCGCATCACCGCCCGGTCCCGCGCCTCCAGCCCGGCGTCGGTCAGCGAAAGACGGCCAAGCCTGTCGTCCGCATGCGGATCGACGCCTGCCTGATAAAGGATCAGGTCCGGCGCAAAACTGTCGAGCGTATCGGGGAGCACATCCATGAGCGCCGCCATATATTCCCCATCGCCGACACCATCCGCCAGCGCGATGTCCAATGACGAAACCGCCTTGCGAACAGGAAAGTTCTTTTCCGCGTGGATCGAAAGGGTGAAGATGTCGTCCCGGCCCGCCAACAGTTGCGCGGTGCCATCCCCCTGATGCACATCCAGGTCCAGGATCAGGATGCGGCGCGCGTCACCTTCCGCGATCAAGCGATTGGCCGCGATGGCGAGATCGTTGAACACGCAATAGCCTGCACCGCCATCGTACAGCGCATGATGGCTGCCGCCTGCGGCATTGGCGGCATAGCCATGCGCCATCGCCAGCTTTGCCGCCGCCCATGTCCCGCCGGGGGAAAGCATCGACCGGCGCATGACCCGGTCTGTCACCGGAAAGCCGATCCGCCGCTCTTTTTCAGACGGCACGTTGAGCGTCGCGACCTCTTCCACATAGGCGGGATCATGAACGGCCTCGATCCATCGGCGGGGCATGGGATCGGGTTCATGGACGGTAAAGGTGGCCCTGCCTAGCGCAAGTGCTTCCATAACAAGCCCATATTTGTCGAAGCGAAATCGGCTTCCCGCTGTTGCCGGGGAGACATAGGCAGGATGGTGAACGACATGAAGCATCATCTTTTCCGCGATCGCGAGTTTGAACGATGGGGGCTTTGCGCTATCTGGTCCAGCATGAACCGTCCCGATTTGATCCGTTTTTGCATTCCATCCCTGCTTGGCCTGGCCGCGTCGCCCGCTTTGGCGCAGCCTCCGGCCGTCGCGCCCACCCTGCCCGCGCCCGCTCCGCCGGTCGTTGCGCCGCCCGCCATCGTCATCCCGCCGCCCGTGCAGATCCCCCCTCCATCGGCCGCGCAACAGGCCTGGCTGAACGAATGGCTGAAGGGCGGCGCGGAACAGGGCCTGATGGCGCGCAGGAAGGCGACGAGGGAACTTGGTGGAGAGGCGCTGATTTCCGCCGTGCTCGACCGGGCCAAGGCGCTCAGCACCGGGCGAGTCGATACCGCCGACTTCCTCAACATCTGGGCGCTGCGTCCCGCCGCCTTCGATCAGCGCCCCGGCCTGGCGCGCGCGATCGCCGAAGATCGTTTGCCACAGTGGGCCGCTGGCCTGACGCCGCCCTATTCGGGTTATGACGGTCTGCGCCGTGGTCTCGCCACTTATGAGGGGATTCGCGATACCGGCGGCTGGCCAGCCCTGACGGCTCAATCCGCCCCGGACGTCGTGCGCGCACGCCTCGCCATCGAGGACAAGAGCGTTCAGCCCGGCGAAAAGCTGTCCGACGCGCTTCAGCGGGCGCAGCGCCGCTATGGTCTCAATCCCACCGGCCTGCTGGACACGCGCACGCTCAGGGAACTCAACGTGCCCGTCGATGATCGCATCGCCGCGATCATGGCGAACATGGAACGGTGGCGCTGGATGCCGCGGCAACTGCCCGTCAACCGGGTTCAGGTGAACATCGCCGCCGCTGTCCTCACCCTGTTCGAAGGCGACCAGCCTGTGACGTCGATGCGGGCCGTCACCGGATCGCCCGACAATGCGACGCCGATGCTGACGTCCAGCATTCATTCGATCGTCGTCAACCCACCCTGGAACGTCCCCGCCTCCATCGCCAAGAAGGAACTGTGGCCCAAGGGGCGCGCCGCGCTGATCCGGCAGGGTTACAGGATCGTCGGCACGCCTGAAAATGGCGAGCGGATCGTCCAGCCCGCTGGCCCGAACAGCGCGCTCGGCCGGTTGAAGTTCGATTTCAATAATCCCTTCGCCGTCTATCTGCACGACACGCCAGCCCGGGCGAAATTCGCCAGCTATGACCGGCTCGCCAGCCATGGCTGTATCCGGCTTGAAAAGCCGCTGGCGCTGGCCGAGTTGATGGTGCAGGGCGACCCCAAGCTGGCCGGCCAGGTGCAGTCCCTGATCGACACGGGCAAGACGCAGCGCGTGCAATTGCCCCAGGAAGTCGCGGTGTACCTGCTCTACTGGACCGCCTTTGCCAGCAGCAACGGCACCATGAACTTCCGTTCCGATCCCTATGGCTGGGACAAGCTGCTCGCGCAGAAGATCGAGGCGTCGAGCAGCCGCCTGGACCCCACGGTCGCCCCCGCCCCCACCATCGCATCGAAGGATTGATACCCCATGCGCAAGATTGCCCTCGCCGCCCTCGCCGGTGCGCTCGCCCTCTCCGCCTGCGGAAAGCAGGAAGAGGAAGCGCCTGCGACCAACAATCTGGTCGAACCGCCGGTCGAAAATGTGATTATCGAGGAACCCGAAGCGCCGCTGCCGCCGCCGTCGAACAATAGCGCCGCGCCGGAACCCGCACCGCCGCCGACCATTTCCGAACAGCAGCAGATCCTGGATGATGCTGAGGCTACGGGCATGACCGCGCGGCTCGACAGCCAGTCATCCGAAGGCTCCAACTCGACTGACTGAGCCGAAGGCTGGCCGCCTTCGGACGAGTAGCGGCCAGCCTTCTTCGCCCCGGTCTTGGACTGGCGGGACGTCTTTGCTATATTAGACCTTATGGATCGCCGCAGTTTTACGAGGCTCGCTTTAAGCGGGCTCGCCTTTTCCTTTCTCGCCGATAGCGTTGGCCGCGCCGCCCTTCCGGGCACGCCGCGGCCCGCATCGCCGTTGCCGCCGCCCCCCACGCCCCATCCCGTGACGCCTCTGGCCAGGCAGCCCTATGCCGAACTGCTGGATCGCGCGAAAGCTGCGCTGGATCAGCATGGGCATTTATTCACCTTGCGTGACCGGGTCGCGCTCGCTGATTTCAACGCGCCTTCACGCGAGTTGCGCTTCCACATCGTCGATCTGGTTGGCGGCCATTCCAGTTCCTATCTGGTCGCCCATGGCCGTGGATCGGACCCAGCCCATTCCGGCTGGCTCCAGACCTTTTCCAACGAGCCCAACTCGCTCGCCAGTTCGGCCGGGGCGTACAAGACCGGCGAAATCTACCACGGGCAGCATGGCCAGGCGATGCGTCTTGCCGGTCTTGACCCCCAGAACAACAATGCGGAAATGCGCGCGATCGTCGTCCATGGCGCGGATTATGTGAGCGAGGATCATATCGCTTCCTGGGGCAAGGTCGGCCGCAGTGAAGGATGCTTCGCGGTCGCCCGCCACATGCTGCCGCAGCTGCTGGGGCTGCTGGGGTCTGGGCGGATGGTCTATGCCAACAAGCTGGGTTCGGTGGACGCCTGATAGCGGCCGGACGGCACTTCAGGCGGACCGGTCAGCCGTTCACCAACGCACAAAAACGCTGAGCCATCGCGAACTCGTCCCGCCGCCGTGCTGACCGGGCGGCCGCTTCGGCGTCCTCGCCCCACTGCTCGATTTCCCAGGCTTCATCAATCTCGGAGGCTGTCCAGACGGCACCGGCGTCATGCCCGCCCTCGACAACAGCCAGTCCGCACACCAGCGATCCCGACAATGTCACCAGCGTCGACAGCCCGGCCAGCATGAACGGATCATAGGCCATCACCGCCGCTTCCAGCCGCTCCAGCGTTTCGGACGGCTGGTCGACCGGGATGATGCCATGGGTCACCCGAAAAGTGACGTCATAGCGCCGCCGCGCCCAATCGAGCAGCGGATCCCACGCTGCCGCCTCACGCCCGATCAACTCGGCCGGCCCCTCCGCGCGATAGCAGAGCAGGTCGCTGGTCCCGTAACGTGCGATCCCCGCAGCAAAGCTGTCCCGATTGGGCGCGATCTGGTCAATTGCGCCATTGGCCAACCCGGTGAAGGTCATGGTGCGCGGATCGACGGTCTCGCCCTGCAATCGCCATTCGTCCGCCACCGCTTCCGCCAGGCGCACGGTTGGCAGGGCCAGCGCCGCCCGCGCCGGGGTCCGCACCGGTCGCCCGTCAAGCTGGATCTCATGACCCATGTCGCCGGGAACCACGGCGACATCCTTGTAAAAGCGCTTCATTGCGGCGGTTTCCGAAACAGCGCCAGCAGCAGGCGGGGCACGATGATGAACTGGAACAGCCCGACCATCACGAAGATAATGCCCATCGCCTTGGCCTTCCCGCCCTGAACCCAGCTGAACCGCTGCATCAGGATGAGAAATCCGAACATCACCAGCAATGCGCCGGACAGGCGGAACAGGCCCAGCGCGAAATGACGCTGGCGCGCGGCTTTTTCAGGATCGACGGGTGGTGGTGGAGGAAAGTCAGTCATTTTGCGCCGATATGCGTCCTGAGTTCGCCGCTGTCCATCGCCACGCCATGCGCACCTGCGGCGATCAGCTCCGACGGCGGATGATAGCCCCAGCCGACGCCCAACGCGCGGGTGCCGGCAGCAAGCGCCATGTCGATGTCATAGCTGGTGTCGCCGATCATCACCGTCGTTTCCGGCGCAGCGCCAGCATCCGCCATGGCGGTCAGCAGCATGGAGGGGTGCGGCTTCGACGGATGCCGGTCGGCTGTCTGAAGTGTGATGAAATGCGCGTGGATGCCATGATGGCTCAGGCAGAGGGCAAGGCCGCGATCCGACTTGCCGGTCGCCACGCCCAGCAGCCAGCCATCGGCTTCAAGTTCGCGGATCAGTTCCGCCATGCCGGGATAAAGCGGTTCGGACAAAGCATTGTCCTGCCGCAACCGGTGGAATGCGCGCTTGTAGCTTTCGGACAAATGATCGTGAAAATCGGCCTGCGCCTCCGGCAATAGCCGCGCGATCGCCAGCGGCAGCGAAAGCCCGACCACGGACAGGATGCGCGCGCGGTCCGGGGGCGTGAGCTTCTCACCCTCAAAGGCACGGGTCATGGCCGCGCAGATGCTGTGCTGGCTATCGACCAGCGTGCCATCGCAGTCGAACACGGCAAGCCGGTTGCTCATTTCTTGCGTGGCCCGCTGCCGCCTGCCCCTCGCGACCTGCGTTCGCCGCGGCGTTCCTTGCGGACCTGCTTGGCGTGCGCGCGTGCCACCTTCTTTTCGTCCTCGCGGGTGGGCGCGCGGGCGATTTCCTCGTCCAGCGGCAGGTCTCCGGCGTTGATGTCAAAGCCGAGCGACGTCAGGCTGGTGATGAAATGTTCAGGCAGGTCGGCGCGCACGTCGATCCGGCCGCCGTCGGGATGATCCACCCGGATGCGGCGGGCATGCAAATGCATCTTCCGGCTGATCGACCCGGAAAGAAACGCTTCCTTGCCGCCATATTTGCCGTCGCCAACGATAGGATGGCCGATCGCCGCCATATGGACGCGCAGTTGATGCGTGCGGCCGGTATGCGGTTGCAGCTCGACCCAGGCGGCGCGATTGCCCGCCCGCTCGATCACGCGATAACGCGACCGGGATGGAAGCCCCTCCTCTTCATCGACATGCATTTTCTCGCCGCCGGTGCCGGGCTGCTTGGCGATCGGCAGTTCGATCATGCCATCCTCGATCGACGGCACGCCCATGACGATGGCCCAATAAACCTTGCGCGCGGTGCGGCTGGAAAAGGCCTTGGCGAAATAGGCGGCCGATCGCGCCGTCCGGGCTATCAGCAGCGCACCGGACGTATCCTTGTCGAGCCGGTGGACGAGCTTTGGCCGCTGGTCGAGTTCATATTCCAGCGCGTCGAGCAGCCCATCGACATGCTCGTCGGTCTTGGTCCCGCCCTGCGTGGCGAGGCCCGGTGGCTTGTTAATGACGATCGCCTGCGCGTCGCGATGGATGACCATATTCTGCGCGAAGGTCGTCTGCTGCTCGCTCAGTTCCGGGCGAGCGCGGCGGGGCTTGGCCGTCTCGACAGCCTTGGGTTCAGCGGGAGGAACCCGGATCATCTGCCCTTGGGTCAGCCGATCACCGGGCGCGGCGCGCGCGCCATCGACCCGCAACTGGCCGGTGCGCGCCCAGCGGGACACGCTGTTGAAGCCGACATCGGGCAGGTGCCGCTGGAACCAGCGATCCAGCCTGATGCCATCGTCATCCGCGCCGACGCGGAACTGACGGACGTCCAGGGAAACGCCCTTGGCCGGATTGGCCTTCACCGTTGCAGGCTTTGCGGCTGGCTTTGGCGCAGCCGCCTTCGAAGCTGCCGACTTGATCTGGGGCTTTGGCGCATCGGGCTTGCGCGCGCGCGCAGCCTTGGCCGCGCCACGCGCCCTGCCCGGCGCGCCGCCAGTACCGGTGCGGCTGCCAGTACCGGTCTTGGAGCCAGTGCCTCTGCCTGCGCCAGCGCCGCCTGGCTTACCGCCACCGCGCGATGGCCCCGACGACTTGCCCGGAGGACGACCCTTCATGCGACGCTCCTGACAAGGCCAAGGCCGCCAGCCAGCGCGGCGACCGACACCACCACGGACAGCACCGCATAGCCAAGCGCCATGCCCATCTGGCCACGTTCGATCATCAGCACCGTCTCCAGGCTGAAGGAGGAAAAGGTCGTGAAACCGCCCAGCACGCCCACCGCCAGCAGCAGTCGCACCGCCTCGCCCGACCCGCTGTTGAATCGCGCCAGCCATCCGGCGAGCAATCCCATGGCAAGGCCCCCCAGCACATTGGCGGCAAATGTCCCCCACGGCCATAAAGCGCCCGGCAGCATGTGCCCGGCCAGGCGGCCAAGCTGGTAGCGGGCCAATGCGCCCACGGCGCCGCCGCTCATGACGAGGAGGATATTGTTCATGCCGCCCGCCCTAGAGGCAAAACGCGGCAAAGAAAATGGGCGCGCGCGCCTTTCTGGCCGCTTACTGCCCGTTATCGGCAATGATGTCGACGTTCGTCCGTCCGCCCGGCGCATCGCTGAACATCAGCAGGAACGCAGCGCCGTCATCCTTGCGCGTGCCCCCCAGCACATGATCCCCGCCCATCACCGTATGTTCTGCATCAAAGCCGGAACGGCGCGCCTGGGTGTAATAGAAGTCCATTACGCTCTGCCGCGGCACTGGCGTCACGAATGTGGCGACCCTCAGGGTGCAGCCATTTTTGTCCGCGCCCGCCGCTTCCTTCAACTGACCGCCGGGATAAACGGTAAAGGGATCGGGCAACCGGCTGGCCCACTGCATGCCATAGGCCAGCTGCTTGCGGCAAAAGGCGTTGCCGCCCGGCTTTTGCTGCTCCTGCGCGACGGCCTTGAGCGTCTCCGTCGATTCGACGGCTTCCCCTTGCGTCGGCGCGGGCGTCGCGAGCAGCTTCCCGCCCGCCAGCTTGACCGATTCGGCCAGCGCCTTGGCGGCGTCGCCCTTCAACACGGGAAGCGTCGCATTGCGGTTGGATTGGCCGGCCAGCTTGGGATCGACCACGATCTTGCCTGCCAGCGCTTCATTCAGCGCCGGATCTACTGCATCATTGGTGAGCTGGGCGTCGAGCGCGTTAAGGTCAGCCTCCTTGTCGCCTTTGCCGCAACTTGCCAGCGGCAACGCCAACAGCACGGCAACGACACAGGCAGAACGGAAACGCGGCATGGCTTCACTCCTTCGTAAACAAGGCATGAAGATCGCAGGTTAATTTTCCGTTAGGGATTTTGGTAAATGACTAAAATATTCCAGATGCACGCATTTGGCTGAAACACCATCTTGCCCCCGCGCAAGGAAAGCGCCATTTCACCATTTATGCTTAACGCCCTTTCCATTCTGATCGGCCTGTTCGCACTGATACTCATGATTCCGGCATTCCTGCCGTTGCTGGGTATCTTCAACTGGCTGCTGGTGCCCATCGCCCTGGTTGGAGCCGTGATCGGCATATTGTCGACGCGAAACAGCGGCCGTAATTTCTGCCTGTTCGTCGCGGCCTTCGGCACGCTGCGGCTGTTCCTGGGTGGCGGCATCTTCTGAATCCGGGCCAACAGGAACTGCGGGTCGGCCTGCTGACAGCGCTGGGCGCCTATGGCATCTGGGGCCTCCTGCCCATCTTTTTCAAGCTGCTGCATGCCGTCACGCCGGTTGAGGTGGTCAGCCAGCGGATCATCTGGTCGCTGGCGCTGATCCTGGTGCTGCTTGCCGCGCGGCGCAACCTTGCTGCGCTCGTCGCCACCCTGCGCAACCGTCGCCTCCTGCTGCCGCTGACATTGTCTGCGCTGTTCATCGCGATCAACTGGCTGGTCTATGTATGGGCCGTCAATGATGGCCATGTGGTCGCCGCCAGCCTTGGCTATTTCCTCAATCCATTGGTGAATGTGGCGCTGGGCGTTCTGGTGCTGAAAGAGAGGCTAAGACGGGGGCAGGCGATCGCTATCGGCGTCGCCGCGGTGGGCGTCGCCATCATGGCCGCTGCGGCGATTACCACCTTATGGATCAGCGTCGCTCTGGCGATCAGTTTCGCCTTATATGGCCTCATCCGAAAACTGACGCCCGTGGCGCCACTCGTCGGCCTGGGCGCGGAAACACTGATCCTGACGCCTGTCGCCCTCGCCTATCTCGTCTGGTTGTGGAACCATGGCGGCATCAGCCTGGGGCGGGATAGCTATCTCACCAGCCTGCTCGTCGCCTCGGGCGCGCTAACCACGGTGCCGCTCGTCCTGTTTGCCATGGCGGCCCAGCGTTTGCCCCTGGCGACGCTCGGACTGACGCAATATCTGGCGCCGACATTGCAGTTTTTCTGCGGCGTCTTTCTTTACGGCGAAAAGCTGACGCACGGCCAGGTGTTGAGCTTCGCGCTCATCTGGATCGGCCTGATCCTCTTCGCGACAGACAGCTATGCAGCGGCGCGGCGCGGCAGGTTGGCGGTAAGCTGAGGGCGGAGGCCGGGACTCAGGCGAACTCCGTCGCTTCGAACCGCACCGCCTCGCCCACCGCTTCGTTGGCGAGTGTATCTTCCCACATGACCCGATTGCCCCGCACGATCGTGCCGACCGCCTTGCCGGTCAGTTCCATCCCCTCGAACGGCGACCAGTCGCAGCGCGACGCCAGCCAGTCGCTGCCCACGGTCCAGCGCTTCTTCAGATCAACGATGGTGAAATCGGCATCATAGCCAAGCGCGATGCGCCCCTTGCCGACCAGCCCGAACACCCGCTGCGGGCCGGACGAGGTCAGCTCGATA is a window of Sphingobium sp. MI1205 DNA encoding:
- the hisA gene encoding 1-(5-phosphoribosyl)-5-[(5-phosphoribosylamino)methylideneamino]imidazole-4-carboxamide isomerase, giving the protein MSLIVFPAIDLKGGQVVRLAEGDMNRATVYGDDPAAQALIFAEAGAKHLHVVDLDGSFAGHAVNAEAVERIVEAFPGHVQLGGGIRNREAVERWFDLGVSRIVIGTAALKDPAFVKAAARDFPGGIVVAVDARDGFVATDGWAEKSDMPVADLARRFEDAGVASLLFTDVGRDGLLKGCNIEATVDLARSTDIPVIASGGVAGIADIRILSLHADEGIEGVITGRALYDGRLDLKSALAIAQAAA
- the hisF gene encoding imidazole glycerol phosphate synthase subunit HisF, with product MTVCTRVIPCLDVANGRVVKGVNFVDLRDAGDPVEQARVYDAAGADELCFLDITATHEARGTILDVVRRTAEVCFMPVTVGGGVRSPEDARALLLAGADKVAVNSAAVTRPEVVADIADRFGSQCIVGSVDARRVGNGPDGKPRWEIFTHGGRKPTGIDAVEHAVRLAQLGAGELLVTSMDGDGTKQGYDLALTRTIADAVSVPVIASGGVGTLQHLVEGVIEGHASAVLAASIFHFGQHTVAQAHQALAAAGVPVRSL
- a CDS encoding phosphoribosyl-ATP diphosphatase, with protein sequence MRSTLFDLEKTIRQRRTADPSQSYVAKLTARGRGKIAQKVGEEAVETVIAAMASDREGAIGESADLLFHLLVLLADMDVPLDAVLDELDRREGVSGIAEKAARQPD
- a CDS encoding histone deacetylase family protein, whose product is MLHVVHHPAYVSPATAGSRFRFDKYGLVMEALALGRATFTVHEPDPMPRRWIEAVHDPAYVEEVATLNVPSEKERRIGFPVTDRVMRRSMLSPGGTWAAAKLAMAHGYAANAAGGSHHALYDGGAGYCVFNDLAIAANRLIAEGDARRILILDLDVHQGDGTAQLLAGRDDIFTLSIHAEKNFPVRKAVSSLDIALADGVGDGEYMAALMDVLPDTLDSFAPDLILYQAGVDPHADDRLGRLSLTDAGLEARDRAVMREARRRGVPLASTMGGGYGEDRIAVARRHAACMVRLAEEAMQP
- a CDS encoding L,D-transpeptidase family protein produces the protein MNRPDLIRFCIPSLLGLAASPALAQPPAVAPTLPAPAPPVVAPPAIVIPPPVQIPPPSAAQQAWLNEWLKGGAEQGLMARRKATRELGGEALISAVLDRAKALSTGRVDTADFLNIWALRPAAFDQRPGLARAIAEDRLPQWAAGLTPPYSGYDGLRRGLATYEGIRDTGGWPALTAQSAPDVVRARLAIEDKSVQPGEKLSDALQRAQRRYGLNPTGLLDTRTLRELNVPVDDRIAAIMANMERWRWMPRQLPVNRVQVNIAAAVLTLFEGDQPVTSMRAVTGSPDNATPMLTSSIHSIVVNPPWNVPASIAKKELWPKGRAALIRQGYRIVGTPENGERIVQPAGPNSALGRLKFDFNNPFAVYLHDTPARAKFASYDRLASHGCIRLEKPLALAELMVQGDPKLAGQVQSLIDTGKTQRVQLPQEVAVYLLYWTAFASSNGTMNFRSDPYGWDKLLAQKIEASSSRLDPTVAPAPTIASKD
- a CDS encoding murein L,D-transpeptidase catalytic domain family protein; the protein is MDRRSFTRLALSGLAFSFLADSVGRAALPGTPRPASPLPPPPTPHPVTPLARQPYAELLDRAKAALDQHGHLFTLRDRVALADFNAPSRELRFHIVDLVGGHSSSYLVAHGRGSDPAHSGWLQTFSNEPNSLASSAGAYKTGEIYHGQHGQAMRLAGLDPQNNNAEMRAIVVHGADYVSEDHIASWGKVGRSEGCFAVARHMLPQLLGLLGSGRMVYANKLGSVDA
- a CDS encoding ATP12 family chaperone protein — encoded protein: MKRFYKDVAVVPGDMGHEIQLDGRPVRTPARAALALPTVRLAEAVADEWRLQGETVDPRTMTFTGLANGAIDQIAPNRDSFAAGIARYGTSDLLCYRAEGPAELIGREAAAWDPLLDWARRRYDVTFRVTHGIIPVDQPSETLERLEAAVMAYDPFMLAGLSTLVTLSGSLVCGLAVVEGGHDAGAVWTASEIDEAWEIEQWGEDAEAAARSARRRDEFAMAQRFCALVNG
- a CDS encoding HAD-IA family hydrolase; translated protein: MSNRLAVFDCDGTLVDSQHSICAAMTRAFEGEKLTPPDRARILSVVGLSLPLAIARLLPEAQADFHDHLSESYKRAFHRLRQDNALSEPLYPGMAELIRELEADGWLLGVATGKSDRGLALCLSHHGIHAHFITLQTADRHPSKPHPSMLLTAMADAGAAPETTVMIGDTSYDIDMALAAGTRALGVGWGYHPPSELIAAGAHGVAMDSGELRTHIGAK
- a CDS encoding RluA family pseudouridine synthase codes for the protein MKGRPPGKSSGPSRGGGKPGGAGAGRGTGSKTGTGSRTGTGGAPGRARGAAKAARARKPDAPKPQIKSAASKAAAPKPAAKPATVKANPAKGVSLDVRQFRVGADDDGIRLDRWFQRHLPDVGFNSVSRWARTGQLRVDGARAAPGDRLTQGQMIRVPPAEPKAVETAKPRRARPELSEQQTTFAQNMVIHRDAQAIVINKPPGLATQGGTKTDEHVDGLLDALEYELDQRPKLVHRLDKDTSGALLIARTARSAAYFAKAFSSRTARKVYWAIVMGVPSIEDGMIELPIAKQPGTGGEKMHVDEEEGLPSRSRYRVIERAGNRAAWVELQPHTGRTHQLRVHMAAIGHPIVGDGKYGGKEAFLSGSISRKMHLHARRIRVDHPDGGRIDVRADLPEHFITSLTSLGFDINAGDLPLDEEIARAPTREDEKKVARAHAKQVRKERRGERRSRGAGGSGPRKK
- the crcB gene encoding fluoride efflux transporter CrcB, which produces MNNILLVMSGGAVGALARYQLGRLAGHMLPGALWPWGTFAANVLGGLAMGLLAGWLARFNSGSGEAVRLLLAVGVLGGFTTFSSFSLETVLMIERGQMGMALGYAVLSVVVSVAALAGGLGLVRSVA
- the rarD gene encoding EamA family transporter RarD, with the protein product MGAYGIWGLLPIFFKLLHAVTPVEVVSQRIIWSLALILVLLAARRNLAALVATLRNRRLLLPLTLSALFIAINWLVYVWAVNDGHVVAASLGYFLNPLVNVALGVLVLKERLRRGQAIAIGVAAVGVAIMAAAAITTLWISVALAISFALYGLIRKLTPVAPLVGLGAETLILTPVALAYLVWLWNHGGISLGRDSYLTSLLVASGALTTVPLVLFAMAAQRLPLATLGLTQYLAPTLQFFCGVFLYGEKLTHGQVLSFALIWIGLILFATDSYAAARRGRLAVS